TTGTTTCCACAGACATTTCCGAAATCAAAGGGACACCAAATGCGATTTTAGCTAAAAGAAAAATGATCTCAGGAATTCCACAACAGGcatctaaagaaaaaaaaaagatataaataaatataaatgattgCAATGTAAATTCTATAGTAAAGGTATTAATTATGAAAAACATTCACCAATTCGTCTTTCTGTGATTCATCTTTGGCTTCTAAAAAAAGATATGGCAAAAAACTATACAAGAAATATGGCAAAAGTCAAAATATTCGTGAAGTATTGTGGACTCAGGGTTAGGTTAGGGACAATAAAGTTTGGACACATTTACAGTGAAAGTAACGGGAGATTTTGCTGCAATAATAAGGCGCAGTATGAAAAAGGAGCTTTGCAAAGGTTGTTCTTTGAAACTGAATTAAAGTACAAAGCaagaaataaaacagaaatataacCTGGGAACTCAACATTTTTAATTGATCTTCAATTTAACTTCGGTTTATggttatctgagagtaggctaaaaatctttaaaacataataaactcAACAAATCTTAACTAAAAGTTTTTAGTTTATACGTTTCTGAACTGAGGCTGTAagtgtaaaaacaaatatttattgaacaggTTCTGATTTAAATCAGCAATACTCAATGCTCTGATGCCATCTTGTGCTTCACTTAAAAATTACAAGCCTTTATACAAATTCACATTGTGTGGaggtctcttctgctcactaaagctgcatttgattgatcaaaaatactgtaaaaacatcAATACTGTGAAACAgcattactatttaaaataacttttttctattttaacgtatttagattttttttaaatgaacaaataatttttttaccaTTCTGTGATGACAAATCTCCAGtcctcagaaatcattctaatatgctgtatATACAATAAATCATTATAATGTCCATTTTTGGAGCTCAACATTTCTCAAACATTCCTTACTTGATAAAGTGTGGAAACCACAGCATTAAGAGTTGGCAAACAATTAAGGGATTCTTTGTTTTGAGTTTGAGGAACAGTcatttttgggaaaaaaaaatgtaacactaTAAATCTATTCACTGTCGTTTTAGACAAACTTTAAGCATCCTTCCTATGCATTTCTACAGGTTCTGCactgtataaaaaataaataaaaatgtactggCAGAAAATGACCAGGACTATAGTTATATTAGGGATTATagttatattataaattatatttagggcccaagcaccGATGGTTTGAGGATCCTATTGGAATGACtccaattcttcttcttcttctcccaaatgaatcacttttttgagggcctaaacatgctcgaaaactcataaAACTTTGCACACTTTTCctaaggccctttcatcgctgcttgcagctttaatataaaattataattttacagACATTTCTGTTAACCCTAAAAACACAATGCAAagttcaaaattcaaaatacaggacaaaaacacctgtaaaaaataaatacggaaaattctgtcaaattGATACCGTATTTTTTTAGAGAATGTAAACAGTACAGATAACTTTAGCAACATTCGAAGATGGTCTTCTGTTCTTTACTCAGATGAGCtcatttaaaagacattatCCTGGACACACTTCCTTCTGATCTGTACATAAGAAACTTTGATAAGAGTTCCAGAAGGACTATTCTCATCTGGGACGCTGTTGTATTCTCCTGGAGATTATTTCTTTGGCACGGTCACATGCCTCTAAAAATAATAACCAACCCCTGAGAGCACAGTTAGATAAATCATAGGCGATATATCGGTTTTGTCAGGACTTCGCTGGAACAGAACATGAAAACTACATCCACACAGAGCAATGATACAAACTTCTACACATGATTCATATTTTAACATATAGTGACCAATGGTGCTATAAATCTAAAGAATTACATGGGGGGAACCATGCTTTTGCCATCAGAATGGTGAAGTTACAGCTTTTGCATCCGTCTGGAATCACTTCAACTTCTCTGAAGGACAACATCTGAAACTTTACTGTCTTAAAAGTGCAAAATAaagaattaaatattaaaaacacattttaaaaaagagaaagatCACTGGTGACAGTATTGAGCCTCACTGAGTCAAaggaataaaatattaatataacaaCATGCAGGAAACGCACATGATACTGAGATAATGATGATAAACCTATGAAACTGCGAATAATGATGGAGAGAGGAGAGACCAGATCAAAGTGATAATCTTCATCATACAGTCGTTCAGATGATATGTGTTCATGATCCATTACGACAACAATAAGGGCGAGATTTTCGGCGTCTTGCGGTGAGTTCATCAGAGCGATGTGATTAAACACAAGATTAAACAAGATTAAACACAAGATTAAACACAAGATTAAACACAAGATTAAACACAAGATTAAACACAAGATTAAACACAAGATTAAACAAGATTAAACACAAGATTAAACACAAGATTAAACAAGATTAAACACAAGATTAAACAGATACAGCAGAACTTCAAATCAGCCGCTGTGCGCGATTATTACAGTAGTTACAGTAATATACAGAGAGAGAcgcgctgtgtgtgtgtgtgtgtgtgtgtgtaaacatctGATATAGTCCTGCGAAGGTGAAATATGATGACGTTTTCTGCGCACGCGCATACCTGAGTTTAGTTTTTCTCGGAAGTCACAAACTCCCACAAAGCGATTGTTTCTCTCCTGCTCTCCAGGATAACTCAACCCTAACCCTTCCCTAACCCTTCCCTAACTAACCCTAACTCACGGATACATGAAGActtctgaaacaaagtctcCGGCGGAGAATGACCTAGAGGATTTTGTACCTAAAGTAAGATATAATCAAATtgtacaaacatttgtgaaactTTGTGCGATATTTGATGTGCTCAGTGTCCGGAGTTGATAGCcaatgaaaaaatactatagtaatttatggTAAATagtactatagtgtttttgaaccatactatagtaaattgtggtatactgtatattatagtatttacaacactttgttaatgaatgctacagcatactgtgGTGTTAACTATAGTGAAGTGattaactgtaataaatactttagtttttaccaCTGTAGTATAATATAGCCTATGGTTGTAGATAACTTGGGTAAAGTaaattgtttatattactatagctAGCTGTTATATTACcacaactatagaattaccacaacaaattcattcaagtactttactatagtatggttcaaaaacactatagtatttactataaattactatagtattttttcatgtttgaacAGAAACACGTTTAGACCAAACAAACCATTATTAAAACAGGAAGAGAAGTCAAAAACATGACGTTTATATGGCACAAAAGGAATGTTCTTCAATGTTCAAAACTTTCTAGCATGGATTATGTAAATAAGGAAGACTAATAGAAAATTCAGCATGCTTTTCTGGGAGGATGGGTTAGTGAATCAATATTGGTCAAAGTCTGCGTCATGtgtagttttatatatttgctGATAATTAAGCAAATTATATCCTCTGATATCTATTGATATTtaaatcatttacatttaagaTCATCTTGATAATTAATCACTAATGAGGATGATTAATCTCTCCTACCACTCAATAGAGTCAATAGAGTCTCAATAGAGTAAATCAGCAGAGCAAATCTTGCAGTCAGATACAGACCACCACCATCATAAACATACGTGATGCATAAATCTGACATCTCGTCAACACATGTGACGTTGAACTTCATATTCTGTTCATTCATTATGGCAAATTTACTATACATGACCCTGGCCTTCATTCTCACTTGTTTTGAGATCCTAAATTTGAACATTTCAATGACACAGGCATGACAACACACTATAGTCATACTTAGAGCTGATTGTCTTGAATGGTTTCCTCTGATAATGATTGATTATATGTGCAGAAGGAGGCAAGTTTAAGTTAGCCAGAGATTTTCTTACGGTATACGCGTTCAGTGGCGCAGAGCAAACCCTCTCAACTGTTGTGTAAGGTTTCGATTTTTGagacagtttttattttaatttgctttTATTAATTAAGAGCACACAAATACTTTATATTTAGCAGATTGAATTCCAGTCTCGACGTGACTGTGCTCATATTACATTAGTCCTCATGTGTTCATGTAGATGTCTGTGCTGGTGTCCCACTGATGACTCCGATATCCCGGAGATCCTCCTGAATCATCTGGGCTCAACTCCGGATGGCTGCCATGCGGATCCTGCTTTGGTTCAGCATCGCTTTGTTCCTGCTGGACTCTTGCATGAGCCACACTTTGTTCACGTGCGAGCCTGTGCATGTGCAGTGGTGTCATGGCATGCCGTACAACACCACATTTTTCCCCAACATGCTTGAGCACTATGACCAGGACATCGCTGCAGTAAAGATGAAGGTAAGGTTTGGTGAAGGTCATTTTAATCTGCAGCCAAGCCTGTGGATCCCTGTTTCTCTAATTCTTATATTCAGACCAACATCACAATTGGGAgtgtgtgatattgcttttatacaacACTTCACAAAAAATGTTACAGCATAGTtgaccccaaaataaaaattgacaTAATTTAGTCATCCTTGTGTTGTTCTGAACCTGTATGATTTTGtcccatggaacacaaaagaagatattcaaaAAATGTTTTCGTGTTTCGTGTAATGTCATACAGGTTAGGAGCGACATCCTTTGATACATTTCAGACATAATATCACCAGTTACTTTGTCTGTTTTTCTTCTGCCAATGTAAATAGATCCAAACCAAAGCACATCTCGCAGCAGAATCTTCCGCTACACATGTCCAAGCAGCAGAGGTGCGTCTGTCTTAGACAGAAAGTAGCATATCTACTGCTGTAGAAGACAACACTTCTTTTCTTTGTTTGCGGACATGACATAAACATGTGAGGATGATCATGTTTGTGATGTTGTGCAAAAGAGCCTCTGCTCAAGTGCAGGACGGAGTATTACTACATCAGTAACCGAGAGGACTATTGCCTCTGTGAACAGGCACTTCAGCGACTAACAGAGAAACACGGTTACAAACTGAACTCCCCGTGGCTTTTGACATTAATATGCTTCCATAGACTTCAGTGAGCTTATATTCACAGACtatttatgcaattctttttctttttgtctgtGTAGCACTTCATGCCGCTGGCCAGCCTGCGCTGCTCTCCTGACGTGCATCTGTTCCTGTGCCAGGCTTTCGTTCCCGAGTGCCGGGATCACACTCGTGTGCTGCGGCCGTGCAGAGAGCTGTGTGAGCGTGTGCGGTCAGACTGCAGCGGAGACATGCTCACCTTCGGCATCAGCTGGCCGTCAGAGCTGCAGTGCGACCGGTGAGACCTTCATCAACGGCATTCAGATATGGACATGTTCCGACGGTGAATAGGGCTGCAACTACTAGTCGATCATGAAAATggaataacatatttcattattgattatttgggtctgtgtgtttctgtgtcacTTTAGGCTAGTAAAAAGAAGCATAAGCTACAGTGGAAAAACTGCAAGACCCAAGTGTGGGATCATAGGAAAACTTAAGTTCTCTTAACTAATTTAACTAATTAATTAGTTACTTAATTAGttagctgtaaagcagctctataAAGGACAataatgtcattattcagctgaagtcagtgttgattcagttcagatcAATAACTTTGAAAAATTCCTCAATTATGAAATTcaattcagctataaagcagTAGTGTCATAATTCAGCTCAATTTAGTTCAAGTTTTGCTTACATctgatagtgtcagtgcagttaaatcagtaatattactgaatattaagtgtcctcAGTTAGGATTCAGATAAAGTATGTGATTGAAATCCTGCAtgcagcattgttttgaaagagcagaaaatgtaaaggtattataataataaagctATCAACAGATATATTGATTATTAAAGTAATTGTTATTTGCAGCCTtaatggtgatttttttttttttttttgaaaaaacatattttatgtaacaAGAATCGAAAGACCCTTTGGTTTGACAGTGTCTGTGATCTGTgaattatttgtgttttttttattttttatgtttgtttgtgtttttcagaTTGGAATCATGTCACTTTTCTCCTGACGGTTCTGCTGTTTCAGCCGTAGAAGAAGTGACCACGTCCAGAAGCTCTCTGCCGTCCGGTCGGGATCTGGGATTCTGGTGCCCCCTTCAGCTGAAGTCTCGCTCCGGCTCTTTCCTCGGGGCTCAAGACTGCGCGCCGCCCTGCGACAACATGTACCTTGAGCCACATGAAGTGCGCTTCGCTAAGACCTTCATCGGCGTGAGCTCCGTTGTGTGCTTGTGTGCAACTCTGTTCACATTTTTAACCTTCCTCATTGATGTCGAGCGATTTCGCTACCCTGAGCGGCCGATCGTCTTCTACTCTGTCTGCTACAGTTTTGTCTCTCTCGTCTATTTTGTTGGTTTTCTGTTGGATAACGCGGCCGCTTGCTCTGAGCCGAGTGTGCCGGGCCGCGTGTCGACGGTCGTGCTGGGAGGCCGGAGCCGCAGCTGCTCGCTGCTCTTCATGCTGCTCTACTTCTCCTCCACTGCGGGAATGGTGTGGTGGGTCATTCTGACCATCACCTGGTTTCTGGCTGCAGGGCCGAAGTGGAGCTGTGAAGCCATAGAGAAGAAGGCCGTGTGGTTCCACGCGGTGGCCTGGGGTCTGCCCGCGGCGCTGACCGTCGTGCTGCTGGCGCTCAATAAGGTGGAGGGAGACGGCATCAGCGGCGTGTGCTTCGTCGGCCTGTACGATCTGCCGGCGCTGCGCTGGTGCGTCGTGGCTCCGCTGGCCATCGGGGTGCTGGTCGGCCTGTCGCTGCTGCTTGCTGGCATCGTGTCTCTGAACCACGTGCGTCAGGTGATCCAGCATGACGAACGGAACCAGGAGAAGCTGAAGAAGTTCATGATCCGCATCGGCGTGTTCAGCGGCCTCTACCTGCTGCCTCTGCTGGTGCTGCTTGGCTGCTACCTGTACGAACAAGCCCAGCGCCGCACCTGGGAGAACAGCTGGATCCACGAGCACTGTCAGGAGTACAGCATCCCCTGCTCCAGCCGCGTGAGACATCAGTCCTGTGCTGTGAGATTATCAAAGTGTTTAGtctctgactgactgactgttcTTTGGTTTGTTGTAGAGTATTGATGTGGAGCGGCCTGAGCTCTCCCTGTTTCTCATCAAGTACCTGATGACGCTGGTTGTGGGAATACCAGCTGTGTTCTGGGTCAGCAGTAAGAAGACCTGCTCGGAGTGGGCGTCATTCTTCAAGAGAACGCGCAAAAAAGAGTGAGGCCACTTTCTCTAACCCTAACTTAACTGATTATGGCTTTATGGATTATtctttttgtcatgttttccaCTTTAGTTTCACTCTGATCTGTtcaatgtaatataatttaaacaaaaaaaggttgattatgatttgactttttaactttagttagtgtgtaatgttgtcgtttgatcataaacaacatctgcaaagttacaacactcaaagttcaatgcaaaagcagatattttcttttacagaaatcgctgtttaaggactacaacaaacggcttggtgacatcactaacactaaaatttacataaatgcGTAAAATAACGGCAaatcaacaacactctactacaacaactcttcctcttctctaaagcagcccaacatggccacgccccctttgttgtgtgttctcgggggcggggccatgttgggctgctttagagaagaggaagagttgttgtagtcgagtgttgttgacatgccgtcattttacgccggactgcttcacaaacgagggtcaattcaacacaaaagatgaagatgacgacacatgctagtggatgagttgaataactccacagcaactacaggtgctggtcatataattagaatatcatcaaaaagttgatttatttcactaattccattcaaaaagtgaaacttgtatattatattcattcattacacacagactgatatatttcaaatgtttatctCTTTTAAtcttgatgattataactgacaactaaggaaaatcccaaattcactatctcagaaaattagaatattacttaagaccaaaacaaagaaaggatttttagaaatctttgctaactgaaaagtatgaacatgaaaagtatgagcatgtacagcactcaatacttagttggggctccttttgcctgaattactgcagcaatgcggcgtggcgtggagtcagtctgtggcactgctcaggtgttatgagagcccaggttgctctgatagtggccttcagctcttctgcattgttgggtctggcatatcgcatcttcctcttcacaataccccatagattttctatggggttaaggtcaggcgagtttgctggtcAATTAAGAATAGGGATACCATgatccttaaaccaggtactggtagcttttggaaaatgaaatctgcatctccataaagttggtcagcagcaggaagcataaagtgctctaaaacttcctggtatacggctgcattgaccttggacctcagaaaacacagtggaccaacaccagcagatgacatggcaccccaaaccatcactgactgtggaaactttacactggacctcaagcaacgtggattgtgtgcctctcctctcttcctccagactctgggaccctgatttccaaaggaaatgcaaaatttactttaatcagagaacataactttggaccactcagcagcagtccagtccttttgtCTTTAGCcacttctgacgctgtctgttgttcaagagtggcttgacacaaggaatgcgacagctgaaacccatgtcttgcatacgtctgtgcgtggtggttcttgaagcactgactccagctgcagtccactctttgtgaatctctcccacatttttgaatggattTTGTTACataatcctctccagggtgcggttatccctattgcttgtacactttttttctaccacatcttttccttcccttcgcctctctattaatgtgcttggacacagagctctgtgaacagccagcctcttttgcaatgaccttttgtgtcttgccctccttgtacAAGGTGTCAGTGATCATCTTTTGGACAAcggtcaagtcagcagtcttccccatgattgtgtagcctacagaactagactgagagaccatttaaaggcctttgcaggtgttttgagttaattagctgattagagtgtggcaccaggtgtcttcaatattgaagcttttcacaatattctaattttctgagatactgaattttggattttccttagttgtcagttataatcattaaaattaaaagaaaaaaaaaattgaaatatatcagtctgtgtgtaatgaatgaatataatatacaagtttcactttttgaatagaattagtgaaataaatcaactttttgatgatattctaattatatgaccagcacctgtacataaatgtatccactaaccattcagaaacgtccagtttcattctaaaagttgtaacttcttcctgagtctctccatcagtgtcgactccggtttgaacaatataaggctgaacaccgttactgacaatcctcattttggctgcgtgagattctccagctttgttgttgttgagctgttaaagctccgccctcttctggaaagcagcagctcatttgcatttaaagggacacactcAAAAACgctttgtttttgctcacacccaaataggggcaaatttgacaagctataataaatgatctgtgggggattttgagctgaaacttcacagacacattctggagacaccagagacttatattacatcttgtgaaggAGCATTATAGGTCTCATTTAATGTTGAAGAAGCAACTGAATTCCATGTCTACCTGTATAAAAACAGAATATGTGATTTTtgtagtgctgtcaaaattaacatgttaacggAAGCAGTTAATTTTTTCTCAGTTTAAcgtgttaaaaatatttaatgcaattaatgcAGCATCCCTTTTTTTACCATCATAATTTGGCCAGCGTTATATTATACTGTCCATCCaaaattattcagatattttttatatatttttactagtgggttcAGGACACTAGAATTCATTTATATGATCACCGGGGCAAAGCAAGACTTCACAacgtgcgtgtgtgcgtgtgtaatgtggtgcaggtgtgtgtgcaatcagtcccaggaatgagggccaATGGGTAATGAAGTCCGGATGGGAAACGGTCATTATTGTGATGGCTCCCTCTGGTGGTGCGAGGAAGGAGGTGCGGGAGCCTCACTTGTAATAGTAAcagtgatactggccttcattcataaaaagatgccattacaacaaatattcaaaatatactgtctttaaCATGTTTCTGCATTAATTTGGAGTGTAACTGTgactaaaaaatattaaaaacccCAATGtttttaatcgtgattaattacAGATAAAGTGTGCGATTAATTAGGTaattttttgattgattgacAGCAATTTTGTTGTTTCTGTGCTTCAGCCCCATCAGCGAGAGCAGGCGTGTTCTGCAGGAGTCCTGCGAGTTCTTCCTCAAGCACAACAGCCGCGTGCAGCACAAGTCCAAACACTACAAGTCCTCCTCACACAAGCTCAAGGTCGTGTCCAAGTCCATGGGCACCAGCACAGGCGTTCACACCCCTGTCAGCAGTAACCATGACAATACACCTGTCTCCACGGCAATCCGCAACCACTGCGTTCCCAGCCAGAGCGTCTGTGATCCGCCTCGCTCCTCGGAAGGCTTGGGCTCGACGGCTCCCGCTGAGAGACGCAGTAAAGCCGACACTTCCAGTCGGATCAGCAGCCGCGCTGAAAGCTTACACAGGTCAGTATTTTAAATTATGATGATTATTTGACAATGGTGCATGCAGTTTACATTCAGATCACATGACAGCCTTTCCACTGGGAACATCATTTCCTTTAATCTAATAACTGATCTGAAGTATTAAAAGGAAAGCAGATGCATCTATTCACTGTTTTGTATGTTACATCATCTCTATTCAAATCAAGCATTTTACTTGGGTTCAGTTGTTATAATAGTGTATTCATGGCCATTTGTCTGTTTAACTTTTGCAGTATATGCTCAAGAATACCAGAAATGACACTGTTTACATGTGGCTATCTCCTCCCACAGACTCTCCGACTCTTTTTATCCAACTTTATTTGAAATGCAAGAATGGTACGGAAATTTGTACATTGAATGTGTCTGGCTTCCTGTGTCATTCacttcaaaacacaaaatagGGATGTGCACATGACTTATTTTATGAACTTTAAACTAAAATTTTACTATTCTAACCATAACCCCAGAGACCGTCTGTATATTGAAATATACTCTTTAATCTATGAACAGTCAATACCGCCTAAACAGGTCAGATATATGCGATGTGCTTGCCTTGCGTTATGATCACTGTATATTAAATTTAATCAACGTTAGCCAATATAGGCATGTTTATGCAAATCAACTGAATCAATAGT
This genomic window from Chanodichthys erythropterus isolate Z2021 chromosome 4, ASM2448905v1, whole genome shotgun sequence contains:
- the LOC137018669 gene encoding frizzled-6-like isoform X1: MAAMRILLWFSIALFLLDSCMSHTLFTCEPVHVQWCHGMPYNTTFFPNMLEHYDQDIAAVKMKHFMPLASLRCSPDVHLFLCQAFVPECRDHTRVLRPCRELCERVRSDCSGDMLTFGISWPSELQCDRLESCHFSPDGSAVSAVEEVTTSRSSLPSGRDLGFWCPLQLKSRSGSFLGAQDCAPPCDNMYLEPHEVRFAKTFIGVSSVVCLCATLFTFLTFLIDVERFRYPERPIVFYSVCYSFVSLVYFVGFLLDNAAACSEPSVPGRVSTVVLGGRSRSCSLLFMLLYFSSTAGMVWWVILTITWFLAAGPKWSCEAIEKKAVWFHAVAWGLPAALTVVLLALNKVEGDGISGVCFVGLYDLPALRWCVVAPLAIGVLVGLSLLLAGIVSLNHVRQVIQHDERNQEKLKKFMIRIGVFSGLYLLPLLVLLGCYLYEQAQRRTWENSWIHEHCQEYSIPCSSRSIDVERPELSLFLIKYLMTLVVGIPAVFWVSSKKTCSEWASFFKRTRKKDPISESRRVLQESCEFFLKHNSRVQHKSKHYKSSSHKLKVVSKSMGTSTGVHTPVSSNHDNTPVSTAIRNHCVPSQSVCDPPRSSEGLGSTAPAERRSKADTSSRISSRAESLHRMTPKDDVLEAGQSSAHCTSSQ
- the LOC137018669 gene encoding frizzled-6-like isoform X2, with amino-acid sequence MDMFRRLESCHFSPDGSAVSAVEEVTTSRSSLPSGRDLGFWCPLQLKSRSGSFLGAQDCAPPCDNMYLEPHEVRFAKTFIGVSSVVCLCATLFTFLTFLIDVERFRYPERPIVFYSVCYSFVSLVYFVGFLLDNAAACSEPSVPGRVSTVVLGGRSRSCSLLFMLLYFSSTAGMVWWVILTITWFLAAGPKWSCEAIEKKAVWFHAVAWGLPAALTVVLLALNKVEGDGISGVCFVGLYDLPALRWCVVAPLAIGVLVGLSLLLAGIVSLNHVRQVIQHDERNQEKLKKFMIRIGVFSGLYLLPLLVLLGCYLYEQAQRRTWENSWIHEHCQEYSIPCSSRSIDVERPELSLFLIKYLMTLVVGIPAVFWVSSKKTCSEWASFFKRTRKKDPISESRRVLQESCEFFLKHNSRVQHKSKHYKSSSHKLKVVSKSMGTSTGVHTPVSSNHDNTPVSTAIRNHCVPSQSVCDPPRSSEGLGSTAPAERRSKADTSSRISSRAESLHRMTPKDDVLEAGQSSAHCTSSQ